A portion of the Penaeus monodon isolate SGIC_2016 chromosome 28, NSTDA_Pmon_1, whole genome shotgun sequence genome contains these proteins:
- the LOC119591482 gene encoding translation initiation factor eIF-2B subunit delta-like (The sequence of the model RefSeq protein was modified relative to this genomic sequence to represent the inferred CDS: added 175 bases not found in genome assembly): MAPPGNPRPKRTGKAAKNRSSQTENHPDSELRHSPDGPPAERPVSAACPLKASLEKYPERPLKVANSQQGSPVAGAKGKDSPKNSAPQRKGLNPEGKLAKRAQSKGSGSATPRRAKGQPSSSPTTNAQVLQSSPSAVSVVADSTASTKHVLEKSAEITEPRLAKLSTTCPSSTEKKQVKMSDKKLDSLCQLLENIVLQHGGKEMSSGGTKPVSVPQQNQNTAAEVSSVTKSASGPPSSKVEGDKEQPGEEKSREEIERERKARKEAKKAGKKKGGDQSKGKEGGTDESTKENKKPPPQSQKEAKAQSKPTEEKAAPPQQSKQGQEPQQKEGVQDSNGKSKADLKRERREKQEAQRQAKVLAKAQQEAEKQKKSQPQSQKITREESKKGPQIKKFGEGRRTRDKKSVEKDSSRRIPLLGHLTPYTSHPPSLPVNCDSIHPAIRTLGQKMKDRVVDGSTARVIATLAALKRFINDYRTPESCDLSRDLAEKIVPNVAHLHACRPLAIAMDNAVRFLKHKINSIEPNVPEAQAKDLLRTAIDEYVCDNINLASSTIATHAAQLLKDGDVILTFGYSALVCDMVETARNGSSCMNVSVVVADSPFPPTGSDMVKQLAAMGVPTYYRLITDVTHIMHKVTKVVVEAESVMMNGAVQGMCGTAGLALAAATHDTPFIVLCHTYKFSNNDLTDSLVVNELGDANGIVNCPSREYCDLLTDWKDTQNLNVVRLVYDVTPAGLVTVLVTEQSVLPTSAVPVIIRRNYADILGQD, from the exons GGCAATCCCAGGCCCAAGAGAACTGGCAAGGCTGCCAAGAATCGGAGCTCTCAGACAGAGAACCATCCGGATTCTGAGCTGCGGCATTCTCCCGATGGACCACCTGCAGAGAGGCCAGTGTCAGCAGCCTGTCCACTGAAAGCTTCCTTGGAAAAGTATCCTGAAAGACCCCTTAAGGTGGCCAATTCCCAGCAAGGATCTCCAGTTGCAGGGGCCAAAGGCAAGGACTCTCCCAAGAATTCAGCACCTCAGAGGAAGGGCTTGAATCCTGAGGGCAAGCTGGCCAAGAGAGCCCAGTCTAAAGGATCTGGATCAGCCACTCCGAGGCGAGCAAAAGGGCAACCTTCTTCCTCGCCAACTACCAATGCACAGGTCCTTCAATCCTCACCCTCAGCAGTGTCAGTAGTTGCAGACTCAACTGCCTCAACAAAGCACGTATTAGAGAAAAGTGCTGAGATAACGGAGCCAAGGCTAGCTAAATTGTCTACCACTTGTCCATCAAGCACTGAGAAGAAACAGGTAAAGATGTCTGACAAAAAGCTGGATAGTCTTTGCCAGTTGCTGGAAAATATAGTCTTGCAACATGGGGGTAAAGAGATGTCTTCAGGTGGAACCAAGCCTGTTAGTGTCCCTCAGCAAAATCAGAATACAGCTGCTGAGGTGTCTTCAGTCACAAAATCTGCCTCTGGACCACCATCATCAAAAGTTGAAGGTGATAAAGAGCAGCCTGGTGAGGAGAAGTCAAGAGAAGAAAT TGGTACAGATGAGagcacaaaggaaaacaaaaagccaCCCCCTCAAAGCCAGAAGGAAGCCAAGGCCCAGAGCAAGCCAACAGAGGAGAAAGCAGCACCTCCACAGCAGTCTAAGCAGGGGCAGGAGCCACAGCAGAAAGAAGGGGTTCAAGATAGTAATGGCAAGTCCA AAAGAGCCAGCCTCAGTCTCAAAAGATCACTCGTGAGGAATCTAAAAAAGGACCACAAATCAAGAAGTTTGGTGAAGGGAGGCGCACGAGGGACAAGAAGAGTGTGGAGAAGGACAGCTCACGAAGAATCCCATTGCTCGGCCATCTCACTCCTTACACGTCGCATCCACCATCACTGCCTGTCAACTGTGATTCCATCCATCCTGCTATAAGGACTCTCGGTCAAAAGATGAAG GACCGTGTTGTGGATGGGTCAACTGCACGAGTAATTGCAACATTAGCTGCTCTGAAGCGATTCATCAATGACTACAGAACACCTGAGTCTTGTGACCTCTCCAGAGATCTTGCAGAGAAAATAGTGCCCAATGTGGCACACCTCCATGCATGTCGCCCTCTGGCAATTGCAATGGACAATGCTGTCAG ATTTTTGAAGCACAAGATAAACAGCATCGAGCCAAATGTCCCCGAGGCACAGGCCAAAGACCTGCTACGCACAGCCATTGATGAGTATGTTTGCGATAACATCAACCTCGCTAGCAGCACTATAGCCACTCATGCTGCCCAGTTGCTCAAAGATGGAGATGTTATTCTTACATTTGGCTA TTCAGCCCTCGTTTGCGACATGGTTGAAACGGCACGGAATGGCAGCAGTTGCATGAATGTGAGTGTTGTGGTTGCAGactcaccctttcctcccacGGGTTCAGATATGGTCAAGCAACTGGCTGCTATGGGTGTTCCCACATATTACCGTCTCATTACAGATGTCACCCACATTATGCACAAG GTAACCAAGGTAGTTGTAGAGGCAGAATCTGTCATGATGAATGGCGCAGTGCAGGGAATGTGTGGGACAGCAGGACTGGCTCTTGCTGCTGCCACACATGACACACCCTTCATTGTCCTCTGTCACACATACAAGTTTAGCAATAATGATCTCACTGATTCTTTGGTGGTGAATGAATTAG GGGATGCGAATGGCATTGTGAATTGCCCATCCAGGGAATACTGTGATCTCCTGACTGATTGGAAGGACACACAAAATCTAAATGTAGTGCGACTAGTGTATGACGTGACGCCAGCTGGCCTAGTGACGGTGCTGGTCACAGAGCAGAGTGTTCTCCCAACCTCTGCTGTACCAGTTATCATCCGACGTAATTACGCAGATATTCTTGGACAAGATTAG